One stretch of Sphingomonas rosea DNA includes these proteins:
- a CDS encoding TIGR02300 family protein, giving the protein MVKPEWGAKRTCPKCATRFYDLGKDDPVTCIACGTTFVPEPVLKSKQPMPFEQVTTTAAPAAAADSDLGAEDLALPDEDEEPSADDEVDLSTGDDDLGVETAGDEDEQ; this is encoded by the coding sequence ATGGTGAAGCCCGAGTGGGGTGCCAAGCGCACCTGCCCGAAATGCGCGACCCGTTTCTATGACCTCGGCAAGGACGATCCGGTCACCTGCATCGCCTGCGGCACGACCTTCGTGCCCGAGCCGGTCCTGAAGTCCAAGCAGCCGATGCCGTTCGAGCAGGTCACGACGACCGCCGCGCCGGCCGCGGCCGCCGACAGCGATCTCGGGGCCGAGGATCTGGCGCTGCCGGACGAGGACGAGGAGCCCAGCGCCGACGACGAGGTCGATCTGTCGACCGGCGACGACGACCTGGGCGTCGAGACCGCGGGCGACGAAGACGAGCAATAA
- a CDS encoding tyrosine-type recombinase/integrase, with amino-acid sequence MALTTLEVRNAPPGRYADGNGLYLLVRSGSSRSWVLRTQVDGRRQDLGLGSARAVTLAQARTAAAEMRRRLKAGEEARLPEAEEVESAPTVPTFREAAAACHEAMKKGWRNRRHQDSWIASLENHIYPRLGSVPVDEVNATMVRDAIAPIWMTIPETARRILQRIGTVLDFAHISGWCPHEASLRTVPKGLPRQPQVESHFAAMPYEEVPTLVAQLSEPPHSAGRDALLFTILNAVRSGETRLATWPEIDLDAAVWSIPAHRMKMRKAHVVPLSKQSVALLRRRWALRAHDEGLVFSTHGLRPLSDMTMTKVMRDLGSKEVTMHGFRSSFTDWAAERTDFAKEVVDKALAQKLVDRVEAAYRRTDFFERRRELMSRWAAFLCGSRACDH; translated from the coding sequence ATGGCGCTCACGACACTCGAAGTCCGCAACGCCCCGCCCGGCCGCTACGCCGATGGCAACGGGCTGTACCTGCTGGTCCGCTCGGGAAGCTCGCGGTCCTGGGTGCTGCGGACGCAGGTCGACGGGCGGCGGCAGGACCTTGGCCTGGGATCGGCCCGCGCGGTCACACTCGCTCAGGCGCGGACCGCGGCGGCCGAGATGCGCAGGCGCCTCAAGGCCGGCGAGGAGGCGCGTCTTCCCGAGGCGGAAGAGGTCGAGAGCGCTCCAACGGTCCCGACCTTCCGCGAGGCGGCCGCCGCCTGCCACGAGGCCATGAAGAAGGGCTGGCGCAACAGGCGCCATCAGGACAGCTGGATCGCCAGCCTCGAGAACCACATCTATCCGCGGCTCGGAAGCGTGCCGGTGGACGAGGTCAATGCTACGATGGTGCGCGATGCGATCGCGCCGATCTGGATGACGATACCGGAGACGGCGCGACGCATCCTCCAGCGGATCGGGACGGTGCTGGATTTCGCGCACATCTCCGGCTGGTGCCCGCACGAGGCATCGCTTCGCACGGTGCCGAAGGGGCTGCCGAGGCAGCCGCAGGTGGAGAGCCACTTTGCTGCCATGCCCTATGAGGAGGTGCCGACACTCGTGGCGCAGCTTAGCGAGCCGCCGCACAGCGCCGGTCGCGACGCGCTGCTCTTCACAATTCTGAATGCGGTTAGGTCCGGAGAGACTCGGCTCGCAACCTGGCCGGAGATCGACCTCGATGCCGCAGTCTGGTCTATCCCGGCACATCGCATGAAAATGCGCAAAGCGCACGTGGTGCCGTTATCGAAGCAGTCCGTAGCGCTGCTCCGGAGGCGGTGGGCTCTACGTGCTCACGATGAAGGGCTTGTCTTCTCGACGCATGGTCTACGGCCGCTCAGCGATATGACGATGACCAAGGTCATGCGGGATCTTGGATCCAAAGAAGTGACTATGCACGGATTTCGGAGCAGCTTCACCGACTGGGCGGCCGAGCGTACGGACTTCGCCAAGGAGGTCGTAGACAAGGCGCTCGCCCAAAAGCTCGTCGATCGGGTGGAAGCCGCTTACCGCCGGACGGACTTCTTTGAGCGACGGCGGGAACTGATGTCGAGGTGGGCAGCATTCCTGTGCGGCAGTCGCGCCTGTGATCACTGA
- a CDS encoding TIGR02391 family protein encodes MVTQDEANSGPARVYAIAFNPPGRLHWPNLSPSEQIGRASLFTGTVSAYRNPRAHRELDDQPDAALRELLLINHLFRLEAEAEVREPVSPVEITPG; translated from the coding sequence ATGGTAACTCAGGACGAGGCGAACAGTGGACCGGCCCGCGTCTACGCCATCGCTTTCAATCCCCCGGGCCGTCTGCACTGGCCCAATTTGAGTCCATCGGAGCAGATCGGCCGCGCTAGTCTCTTTACTGGCACGGTGTCGGCCTACCGCAACCCGCGCGCACATCGCGAGCTTGATGATCAGCCGGATGCTGCCCTGCGGGAGCTACTCCTTATCAATCACCTATTCCGTCTTGAGGCTGAGGCGGAGGTACGTGAGCCGGTCTCACCAGTCGAAATCACGCCCGGGTGA
- a CDS encoding Shedu immune nuclease family protein, whose product MTLNFVDQEIAIFPQLIGFSERLYRPKYRRLREIVIDYDLTDDPPTSHYEVVDLLSNMPNGFLRDPSFGLGVVKEMRPLIEAIESVEGVTRLVIGEFESTRVERGSFYLNAGEYRLLQQGISRTTRMYQEESLADRRLMAFNASLHRADPTKYPLRERPYKAGTVFKLLGGSKISAVTLRGQDRVGLLQALASNASAIADRDPAEFVQLQKDIEIVSLDKLIDAVRRRINRNSAESAWQSLLEINPFLLSMLFGQPVVLLQAGASVGGQRLTGHGTKIADFLTSNALTHNAALVEIKRPKTPLLNKTEYRGGVLGPSRELMGAVAQVLDQRYKLMTGIMGTKWNNRQIELEVPAVECVVVAGVIPKGEAEIASFELIRHSFKDVQIVTFDELLERLQLLRTLLAGDRYVSPVEDDARAWDDIYEASDHDRDDLGRPDDEDLDPTD is encoded by the coding sequence ATGACGCTGAACTTCGTCGATCAGGAAATCGCCATCTTTCCGCAGCTGATTGGCTTCTCGGAACGCCTTTATAGGCCGAAGTACCGTCGCCTCCGAGAAATCGTGATCGATTATGACCTGACTGACGACCCTCCGACGAGCCACTATGAAGTGGTTGATCTCCTATCGAACATGCCGAACGGGTTCTTGCGTGACCCGAGCTTTGGACTCGGTGTTGTGAAGGAAATGCGTCCGCTCATCGAGGCCATTGAGAGTGTTGAGGGTGTGACCCGCTTGGTGATCGGTGAGTTCGAGTCGACGCGGGTTGAGCGTGGGAGCTTCTACCTTAACGCTGGCGAGTACCGCCTTCTGCAGCAGGGCATCAGTCGCACGACACGCATGTACCAGGAAGAAAGCCTTGCAGATCGTCGTCTGATGGCCTTCAACGCCTCGCTGCACCGTGCTGATCCGACCAAGTATCCGCTGAGAGAACGGCCCTACAAAGCAGGCACAGTATTCAAGCTACTCGGCGGATCGAAGATCTCGGCTGTCACACTTCGTGGGCAGGACCGTGTTGGCCTTCTTCAGGCGCTCGCCAGCAACGCAAGTGCGATAGCCGACCGCGACCCAGCTGAATTCGTTCAGCTCCAGAAGGATATTGAGATTGTTAGCCTCGACAAGCTGATCGATGCCGTGAGGAGGCGCATCAATCGGAACAGCGCGGAGAGTGCCTGGCAATCGCTATTAGAGATTAATCCCTTTCTTCTGTCGATGCTGTTCGGCCAGCCAGTGGTGCTACTTCAAGCCGGCGCCTCAGTCGGAGGGCAGCGCTTGACCGGTCACGGCACAAAGATCGCTGATTTCCTCACAAGTAACGCGCTTACTCACAACGCGGCTCTTGTAGAGATCAAGCGGCCCAAGACGCCGCTGCTAAACAAGACGGAATATCGGGGTGGTGTCCTTGGCCCATCGCGCGAGTTGATGGGAGCCGTCGCCCAGGTGCTTGATCAGCGGTACAAGCTCATGACGGGCATCATGGGGACGAAGTGGAACAATCGGCAGATCGAGCTGGAGGTGCCCGCTGTCGAGTGCGTGGTCGTGGCAGGGGTAATCCCGAAGGGTGAGGCGGAGATCGCCTCGTTTGAGTTGATCCGCCACTCGTTCAAGGACGTGCAAATCGTCACCTTCGATGAGTTGCTGGAGCGGCTTCAACTCCTCCGCACTCTCCTCGCTGGAGATCGCTATGTCTCGCCGGTCGAGGACGACGCCAGGGCATGGGATGACATATACGAGGCGAGCGACCACGACCGCGATGACCTAGGCCGTCCAGACGATGAAGACCTGGACCCCACTGACTAA
- a CDS encoding helix-turn-helix transcriptional regulator, producing MLRIKTVLDRTGLTRSTLYRRIAKGSFPKQIAISERCSGWRESAVTEWLKNPMSYSVDDPPTL from the coding sequence ATTCTCAGGATTAAGACCGTGCTTGATCGAACCGGACTTACCCGCTCGACCTTATACCGCAGGATTGCCAAGGGGAGCTTCCCCAAGCAGATTGCAATCAGTGAGAGATGTTCCGGATGGCGCGAGTCTGCCGTAACGGAGTGGCTGAAAAACCCGATGTCCTACAGCGTAGATGATCCTCCCACTTTATGA
- a CDS encoding RNA polymerase sigma factor → MAQESEEVGPVSAEPQDNLLLQRVEAAVGNLPRLQREVFLAHRLDGLSYREIGKRTGRSVRQVERVMAKALYKLVKHMDGERLRWWERWF, encoded by the coding sequence ATGGCCCAGGAGAGCGAAGAAGTCGGCCCAGTCAGCGCGGAGCCGCAAGATAATCTGTTGTTGCAGCGGGTGGAGGCTGCCGTTGGCAATCTTCCGAGGCTTCAGCGTGAGGTCTTCCTCGCCCACCGGCTCGATGGACTAAGCTATCGAGAGATCGGAAAGCGCACGGGCCGGTCGGTTCGGCAGGTGGAGCGGGTCATGGCGAAGGCCCTCTACAAGCTCGTCAAGCATATGGACGGCGAGCGGCTGCGCTGGTGGGAGCGCTGGTTCTGA
- a CDS encoding nucleotidyltransferase and HEPN domain-containing protein: MRTDLDHLPPAKQRELERVVQILFEEFKDATAIATSTWKKQARILKVILYGSYARGGWVDEPHTAKGYQSDFDLLIIANHEKLTDRVEFWSSAEDRLNRELAITRTLRTPVNFIVHTLAEVNQGLTEGRYFFIDIARDGIALYQSDATDLPEPQPKTPGQALAMAQEYFEEWLPSAEKRLEIARFDLSRGFLKDAAFDFHQAAERYYHCVLLVCTFYTPHVHNLGFLRTQAERIDPRLIEVWPRETKAERARFEKLKEAYVKARYSKHYRITDEELVWLGERVEQLGQVVQAICEDRIRLLERSAAA, encoded by the coding sequence ATGCGCACCGACCTCGATCATCTGCCGCCGGCTAAGCAGCGCGAGCTGGAGCGCGTCGTGCAGATCCTGTTCGAGGAGTTCAAGGACGCGACGGCGATCGCAACGTCGACCTGGAAGAAGCAGGCGCGCATTCTCAAGGTCATCCTCTACGGCAGCTATGCCCGCGGTGGATGGGTCGACGAGCCACACACTGCCAAGGGCTACCAATCCGACTTCGACCTGCTGATCATCGCCAACCACGAAAAGCTGACCGATCGGGTGGAGTTCTGGTCATCGGCCGAGGACCGCTTGAACCGCGAACTGGCGATCACCCGAACGCTGCGGACGCCGGTCAACTTCATCGTCCACACGCTTGCCGAGGTGAACCAAGGCCTAACGGAAGGCCGCTACTTCTTCATCGACATCGCTCGTGACGGCATCGCCCTCTACCAGAGCGATGCCACCGACCTGCCGGAGCCGCAGCCTAAAACGCCGGGTCAGGCGCTAGCGATGGCTCAGGAGTACTTTGAAGAGTGGCTTCCCAGCGCTGAGAAGCGGTTAGAGATCGCTCGTTTCGATCTCTCACGTGGCTTCTTGAAGGACGCGGCGTTCGATTTCCACCAAGCAGCTGAACGCTACTATCACTGCGTCCTTCTGGTCTGCACCTTCTACACGCCGCACGTGCACAATCTTGGCTTCCTGCGCACACAGGCGGAGCGGATCGATCCGCGCCTGATTGAGGTGTGGCCGCGCGAGACCAAGGCAGAGCGTGCACGCTTTGAGAAGCTCAAGGAAGCCTATGTGAAGGCGCGCTACTCCAAGCACTACCGCATAACCGACGAAGAGTTGGTCTGGCTTGGGGAGCGGGTGGAGCAGCTCGGTCAGGTCGTGCAGGCGATCTGCGAAGACCGCATCCGGCTGCTGGAACGAAGCGCCGCTGCCTGA
- a CDS encoding conjugal transfer protein TraD, translating into MNRRERTKQLIELGGLVAKAKLVDLTDDDRAVIYGALLNVAAKLRGEERDQALTLWRRSGKRAFANDTDEPSR; encoded by the coding sequence GTGAACCGGCGCGAACGGACGAAACAGCTGATCGAGCTTGGCGGCCTGGTCGCCAAGGCCAAACTTGTCGACCTGACGGATGACGATCGCGCGGTGATCTATGGAGCTCTGCTCAATGTCGCTGCGAAATTGCGAGGCGAAGAACGCGACCAGGCACTGACGCTGTGGCGTCGGAGCGGCAAGCGCGCGTTCGCCAACGACACGGACGAGCCTAGCCGATGA
- the traD gene encoding conjugal transfer protein TraD: MRKPKDYDAELKALDERARELRSRKLQQLGELVLATSADALSIELLAGALLAAAASKDAAEREGWHAKGAAFFQRASRARGRAGQSASGATPSSDGTLPFAGGAGSR; this comes from the coding sequence ATGCGCAAACCCAAGGACTACGATGCCGAGCTGAAGGCGCTAGATGAGCGTGCTCGGGAGCTCAGGTCACGCAAGCTCCAGCAGCTCGGCGAGCTAGTGCTTGCGACCAGTGCCGACGCCCTGTCAATCGAGCTACTCGCCGGAGCCCTGCTTGCCGCCGCTGCAAGCAAGGACGCCGCGGAACGGGAGGGCTGGCACGCGAAGGGCGCGGCCTTCTTTCAGCGCGCATCGAGGGCTCGCGGACGCGCTGGCCAAAGTGCGAGCGGCGCTACGCCGAGCAGCGACGGCACGCTGCCATTTGCTGGCGGCGCGGGCTCGCGCTGA